The DNA region TTTTCAGGAATCTCCTACTACGTTGGTGGAAGGAACATCAACAGTAAAAAACCTGGAGGAGACTGGAGATGGATCAAGCACGGAACTATGACAAAAATGacgtattttgttttttctaaaGGAGAACCGAGTGGCACAGAGCAATCTCCAGAGAACTGTATGATATTTTTAGCTGGAGATCGGTACAAAATTCACGACGTCTTCTGTGACAATGGTTATAATCTCGGAGGATATAtttgtgaaatttaaaaaaagaagtttgaAATTAGTAAGAGCTTTTAACTCCTAAGATATATttgtgaaatttgaaataaatgtttgaaattagTAAGAGCtttattcttatgtttattaatttatatatttgttgttaatgtagaaaaaaaaaagacaagagATATTTAATTCACTTTTATCTGAGttagtgaaattttttttttgaatcaCATCGTTCTAAATCACAGATCATTGTGTTAGCcactttttagaaaaaagttgtAGTTAGAAGTTGTAGTTGATACGAATAACACGTGAAACAGTAATTAAACATGCTATTTAGCTCGGACCTGAGGGTAAAATGTTTACCTGAAAAATCTTTTATAGAGGTAGGAAAGACTAAATTTAactatattctttttaaatgtcTATATCACATTTGTTAGGTAAGATTTTATGTTTCATTGAATCTTACAATGGTATATCAATTCAAAACATATGCTTGACATATAGTgatagtaaaaataaaaagtttgaaatattcttatttttgtcgatattaaaatagaaaataaatataataacacGTGTTTTCGaatgagaaataaaaaagatagtATAATGATATACTGTAACCATTTTAACGTCATGGATCATGATGTTTTTTCTGATCGAGTTAATGTTGCAAGTTTATTAATctgattgtttttatttacagtaTACATGCAAACTGCATCGACAAAACAATAggaaatgtaatattttatcaGTTATAGGGGATATAAAAAGGACAAAAATGGTCGCAGTAatcacattttttcaaaataaaaatcaacaaaaaaggAAAAGCTTGAATAGATATGACTgggatttttcattaaaaaaattgtcaaggattcaaaaaaataaaacatattattaaacATGTGCCAAAActcatcaaatttattttatttcccaAAACCTTTAAGTTGATATTTAcggtcaaaaaatattttacttccTATTACTTAAGGTAGTAAAAATAACCAAATCAAGCACATGTTGATGAAGATGcagtaatttattgtttttctgaaaatgctttctttgacaAACGTATGAAAATGTGAGGATATCCAATACGTAAAAGTTGATAATTTCTATTGTCATACGTATCTGAAATCGCCCAAGTCGCGAATGTTCTTTCTTTTCAAGGAAAACGACAAGTTCCTTAAATGATACTCATCAGGGATGCTTTGCAATCCAACTATGCTGTACAACATGTGACAAACACTGTCCACTGTATGAACGAAGCTGTATGGAATAGAGAGACGCCATTTATCGGCTTCTGCGCTGGAATTGGTGGACTTTGTACACAGTTCTGATTCGTCACAAGTTTTCTCTGCCTTTGTTAAGTTCTCTAGTCGTGATACTACACTGGCGTTGAAatcaatttcaagaaaattgtaAAGATTTTTGGTCGACTCGAGCGAATATTTGGCCAAATGTTCGTACgaaattgaaaaataacgaCTTGACTGTAATGATGAAGTGTGTTTCGCTGTAGTAAGATCATCGTATACTCGACGGCAAAACATTGTGGCATATTCTTGAGAGGTATCCTTATTCACCATACCGAAGAAAGACTGAGAATACAATGTCGCTCGTGGATCTCGTAAGAGATGAACTATCCTTAATTTTGGAAATAATTCTGCAAGAGGAACCAAAGTTGTCAAAGGAATGCGTATTGTTTTGATAATTATGTGTTTGGAGGTCAGACAGCTACGTTTCATCACCGGGGTGCATTGCCTTATTGCTGAAATTTCACTGGTATTGGTTGCAGTCCTTTTATTCATGCATGCAACAAATTCCTTTGATTTATGCCCTTTGTTCAAAAACCAATCAGAGAAGAAAATGAGAGGCAGATTTTCGAAATTACATCTCAATATATCATTCagaaatattgctgcaaaatcaagaaaatttgTGTATGAcctggaagaaaaaaaaagataatcagGTCATATCTTCATCAATTTTATACCAAATTATTAGACAAAGGAAGGAAGGAAGATctatagaatatttttaaaaattgaactgaATACAATGTTTTcgtcttttaaaataaaattcacctCTTTTTGTCGTCAAGGTAATAAAATGCACTGTTATttctaaaatgaaattgaaCACTCCTCAGTGGTTCAAATAGATAGAAGACGTCATCGCTGGTTTGCAATACATCCCCACAAAACGACGACCCACTCCTCATATACGTCAAAATCACCACAGGCACGGGGCCACTCCCTAAATCATCACGAAACACAGACacagacatttattttttcatagtGTTTTAAATCGGTttggataaaattaaaaatgttacagaACATACCAGAATCCCACAATTCGGCTATTGGTTAAAATTGACAAAGAGAAATCGTTTAAATGTAAActattctttaaatataaaccgaacaaaatacaaacaaaaacaaagaaacaaacacaaaaacatatacaatatcaaatttagataaatttaaactaaaaaaaacttcaaataaatcataaataaaatcattaagcAAACCTTTCTTATGGATTCAGTCAAGACATTCggacaaaaaatcaaaagaagagGCCCAGAGGCTACATCACTAACTCATCTAAGCAACATTAGTCATAACTCAAAGCAGCTTTATTGTATTAAattacaagtaaataaaaaatcttgacaaaataGAAGacacttttgaaaaaattttcctttttgacATCGCGATCCACACAAGTTCAGCTCTTCTAACTAAATGATGTTTgaataaaacataattcattttatttatatgtaaaaattcaactaTCATCGTTACATCCCCCATCTGTGGATCTTGATTTGAACATACTTAAATCAACagtacctgagaatgcttctacactatttttagctttttaaaattcaaatctctctctctctctctctctctctctctctctctctctctttttacaCATTCTTGTCTATTGTGGTCCCATTCTAGAACCGGATacattgatttgaacaaacttgaaaatacacttcctgAAGATGCTTACACTCAAGTTTAAGGTGTTATCACCTACATATGTATAATATTCTCTAATTTAACCCTCATTGAGGCTCCAACCTTTCCCtggaatcatgatttttacaaacttgaatttaaactacctgatgatgctttataacaagtttcagtttttctggccttcggtttgaaaataaagatttaaaaaattcaatgttatccCATTTTtgccccactctacccccggagatcataatttgaataaaattgaatatacaCCTcttgaagatgctttcacagaAGTATCAGCTTTTCTGTCCCAGTGGTATTTTAGAAGgagatttttgttaaaaagtcACCAATTTCTTCATAAAAGTTAATTATCACCCTTTGGATAAAAGAATAACTCCTTTTAACAAACCTAAATTCCCTTCACCCAAGGATGCTgtgtacaaagtttgatttttaaaaaaaacttgtgatTTGGGAGggtaaagaaagcatttttggCAAATGTATTTCATTGTATACTAAAAAGAATAAAGATCAATGTAAAATGTCTTACTAGAATTAGTAAaagaaagtaatttgtaaaccTGTCGAGTTTTTAATCCCAAGCGATGCCCTAGACTGCCGTTTTTTCAATGATTCCAAATATTCTTTGGTATAAGTAAACGCTTTGTCTGAAAAGTCAAGAGACCAGAATATAAATTGAGGAAGCACACAGTTGCAGTGATTGGATTCACTTACATTTTCATGTAATATGAAACAGTGGAACCAATTATTGCAGTCTTCCCTGTAGGAAGATAAATGTCTGTAAACCAATTTAAGA from Crassostrea angulata isolate pt1a10 chromosome 7, ASM2561291v2, whole genome shotgun sequence includes:
- the LOC128156117 gene encoding carbohydrate sulfotransferase 1-like, coding for MGVIIPFHYYRRRKVFITGCTIIFLFIIIFCNDKAFTYTKEYLESLKKRQSRASLGIKNSTGSGPVPVVILTYMRSGSSFCGDVLQTSDDVFYLFEPLRSVQFHFRNNSAFYYLDDKKRSYTNFLDFAAIFLNDILRCNFENLPLIFFSDWFLNKGHKSKEFVACMNKRTATNTSEISAIRQCTPVMKRSCLTSKHIIIKTIRIPLTTLVPLAELFPKLRIVHLLRDPRATLYSQSFFGMVNKDTSQEYATMFCRRVYDDLTTAKHTSSLQSSRYFSISYEHLAKYSLESTKNLYNFLEIDFNASVVSRLENLTKAEKTCDESELCTKSTNSSAEADKWRLSIPYSFVHTVDSVCHMLYSIVGLQSIPDEYHLRNLSFSLKRKNIRDLGDFRYV